From the Suncus etruscus isolate mSunEtr1 chromosome 19, mSunEtr1.pri.cur, whole genome shotgun sequence genome, one window contains:
- the PPM1J gene encoding protein phosphatase 1J, whose product MLSRVRLAVAHLVNSGGSSPARPDTPDLPDAAPPDVPRSPLAKAGSSTAAKTADARAGFSRPTFLQLSPGGLRRADDHADRAVQTPPHTGRCLPWRTGYAEVINAGKSRHNEDQACCKALHLEGRKSVSGSPREPGGGLGLCFYYWGLFDGHAGGGAAEMVSRLLHCHIQEQLRDLVEILQTPSPPPVCLSATPGAVCSSDLSPPVQWQKEVSHESLVVGAIERAFQLMDEQLSQEQQDHHVEGGCCALVVVYLAGKVYVANAGDSRAIIVRNGEIIPMSREFTPETERQRVQLLGYLKPELLGAEFTHLEFARRVQPKDLGQRMLYRDQNMTGWAYKKIQREDLRFPLVCGEGKKARVMGTIGVTRGLGDHNLRVCSSTLPIKPFLSCFPEVQVYDLAQYEHCPDDVLVLGTDGLWDVTSDMEVAATVDRVLSAYEPNDPCRYTALAQALVLGARGNPQDRDWRLPNNKLGSGDDISVFVIPLGGPCIYS is encoded by the exons ATGCTGAGCCGGGTGCGCTTGGCGGTGGCTCACCTGGTGAATTCCGGGGGGTCCTCACCTGCGCGCCCTGACACCCCGGATCTGCCCGACGCCGCCCCTCCAGACGTGCCCAGGAGCCCCCTTGCCAAGGCAGGGAGCTCTACAGCCGCGAAGACGGCGGACGCCCGGGCGGGCTTCTCCCGACCGACCTTCCTGCAGCTCAGTCCTGGGGGGCTCCGGCGGGCCGACGACCACGCGGATCGAGCGGTGCAGACGCCCCCCCATACCGGCCGTTGCCTGCCCTGGAGGACGGGCTATGCCGA GGTCATCAATGCCGGCAAGAGCCGACACAATGAAGACCAAGCTTGCTGTAAAGCACTGCATCTAGAAGGTCGGAAGAGTGTTTCTGGGTCACCCAGGGAGCCTGGCGGAGGTCTG ggaCTCTGCTTCTACTACTGGGGCCTGTTTGACGGGCATGCCGGGGGTGGAGCGGCTGAAATGGTCTCTCGGCTCCTCCACTGCCACATTCAAGAGCAGCTAAGGGACCTAGTGGAAATCCTTCAGACACCCTCGCCACCTCCTGTCTGTCTCTCAGCCACTCCAGGAGCTGTATGTTCCTCTGATCTTTCCCCCCCTGTTCAGTGGCAGAAGGAAGTGTCTCATGAAAGCCTAGTGGTGGGTGCTATTGAGAGGGCCTTCCAGCTCATG GATGAGCAATTGTCCCAGGAGCAACAGGACCACCATGTAGAGGGGGGCTGTTGTGCCCTGGTGGTGGTATACTTGGCAGGCAAGGTGTATGTGGCCAATGCGGGGGACAGCAG AGCCATCATTGTCCGGAATGGTGAAATCATTCCAATGTCTCGGGAGTTCACTCCGGAGACGGAGCGCCAGCGAGTTCAGCTGCTT GGCTACCTGAAACCAGAACTGCTGGGGGCCGAATTCACCCACCTTGAGTTTGCCCGCAGAGTGCAGCCAAAGGACCTGGGCCAGAGGATGCTCTATCGGGACCAGAACATGACGGGCTG GGCCTACAAAAAGATCCAACGGGAGGATCTCAGGTTCCCTCTGGTCTGTGGGGAGGGCAAAAAG GCACGAGTGATGGGCACCATTGGGGTGACCCGGGGCTTGGGCGACCACAATCTCAGGGTGTGCAGTTCCACCCTGCCCATCAAACCCTTTCTCTCCTGCTTTCCCGAG GTGCAAGTTTATGACTTGGCACAATATGAGCACTGCCCTGATGACGTGCTAGTGCTGGGGACAGATGGGCTATGGGATGTCACCAGCGACATGGAGGTGGCCGCCACTGTGGACAGGGTGCTGTCGGCCTATGAGCCCAATGATCCCTGCAG GTACACAGCTCTGGCCCAAGCTCTGGTCCTGGGGGCCCGGGGCAACCCCCAGGATCGTGACTGGCGTCTCCCCAACAATAAGCTCGGTTCTGGAGATGACATCTCAGTCTTCGTCATTCCCCTGGGAGGACCATGCATTTACTCTTGA
- the RHOC gene encoding rho-related GTP-binding protein RhoC: MAAIRKKLVIVGDGACGKTCLLIVFSKDQFPEVYVPTVFENYIADIEVDGKQVELALWDTAGQEDYDRLRPLSYPDTDVILMCFSIDSPDSLENIPEKWTPEVKHFCPNVPIILVGNKKDLRQDEHTRRELAKMKQEPVRSEEGRDMANRISAFGYLECSAKTKEGVREVFEMATRAGLQVRKNKRRRGCPLL; this comes from the exons ATGGCTGCCATCCGCAAGAAGCTGGTGATTGTAGGGGATGGAGCCTGCGGGAAGACCTGTCTCCTCATCGTGTTCAGCAAGGACCAATTTCCTGAAGTCTACGTCCCCACTGTCTTCGAGAACTATATCGCTGACATAGAGGTGGATGGCAAGCAG GTGGAGCTGGCACTTTGGGACACAGCCGGCCAGGAAGACTATGACCGCCTTCGGCCTCTGTCCTACCCAGACACCGACGTCATCCTCATGTGCTTCTCCATCGACAGCCCTGACAGCCTGG AAAACATCCCTGAAAAGTGGACCCCGGAGGTGAAACACTTTTGCCCCAATGTGCCCATCATCCTGGTGGGAAACAAGAAGGACCTTCGGCAGGACGAACACACCAGGAGGGAACTGGCCAAGATGAAGCAG GAGCCAGTTCGATCCGAAGAAGGCCGGGATATGGCCAACCGCATCAGTGCCTTTGGTTACCTCGAATGCTCTGCGAAGACCAAAGAGGGGGTGCGGGAGGTATTCGAAATGGCCACTCGGGCTGGCCTCCAGGTCCGCAAGAACAAGCGTAGGAGGGGCTGCCCGCTTCTCTGA